A single window of Oerskovia paurometabola DNA harbors:
- the lepA gene encoding translation elongation factor 4, with amino-acid sequence MSPIPSAQLSTRIQPAATPPELLRNFCIIAHIDHGKSTLADRMLQLTGVVDSRAMRAQYLDRMDIERERGITIKSQAVRMPWAVREGDDPDDTSAPLVPYALNMIDTPGHVDFTYEVSRSLAACEGAVLLVDAAQGIEAQTLANLYLAMENDLAIIPVLNKIDLPAAQPEKYAEEIAGLVGVDPSTVLKVSGKTGMGVTELLDRIVQEVPAPQGDADAPARAMIFDSVYDTYRGVVTYVRVVDGSLNPREKIVMMSTRATHELLEIGVSAPEPHPTKGLGVGEVGYLITGVKDVRQSKVGDTVTNAAKPAEDALGGYSDPKPMVFSGLYPIDGSDYPVLRDALDKLKLNDAALNYEPETSVALGFGFRVGFLGLLHLEIVRERLEREFDLELISTAPNVVYEVTLEDRSVVTVTNPSEFPGGKIGEIREPVVKATILCPTEFIGAVMELCQGKRGVLGGMDHLSQDRVELRYTLPLAEIVFDFFDQLKSKTRGYASLDYELSGEQAADLVKVDILLQGQTVDAFSAIVHKDKAYSYGVMMTEKLKELIPRQQFEVPIQAAVGARVIARETIRAIRKDVLAKCYGGDISRKRKLLEKQKEGKKRMKTIGTVEVPKDAFIAALSSDGAGSSGGKDAKDKSKK; translated from the coding sequence TTGTCCCCGATCCCCAGCGCCCAGCTGAGCACCCGCATCCAGCCCGCGGCGACGCCGCCCGAGCTGCTGCGCAACTTCTGCATCATCGCGCACATCGACCACGGCAAGTCCACGCTGGCCGACCGCATGCTCCAGCTCACCGGCGTCGTCGACTCGCGCGCCATGCGTGCGCAGTACCTCGACCGCATGGACATCGAGCGTGAGCGCGGCATCACGATCAAGTCGCAGGCCGTGCGCATGCCGTGGGCCGTGCGGGAGGGGGACGACCCGGACGACACGTCGGCGCCGCTCGTGCCGTACGCCCTGAACATGATCGACACGCCCGGGCACGTCGACTTCACGTACGAGGTCTCGCGCTCGCTCGCCGCGTGCGAGGGAGCCGTGCTGCTCGTGGACGCCGCGCAGGGCATCGAGGCGCAGACCCTCGCGAACCTGTACCTCGCGATGGAGAACGACCTCGCGATCATCCCGGTGCTCAACAAGATCGACCTGCCGGCCGCGCAGCCCGAGAAGTACGCGGAGGAGATCGCCGGCCTCGTGGGCGTCGACCCGTCGACGGTCCTGAAGGTCTCGGGCAAGACGGGCATGGGCGTGACGGAGCTGCTCGACCGCATCGTCCAGGAGGTGCCTGCCCCTCAGGGGGACGCCGACGCCCCGGCGCGCGCCATGATCTTCGACTCGGTCTACGACACCTACCGCGGCGTCGTGACCTACGTGCGCGTGGTCGACGGCAGCCTGAACCCGCGCGAGAAGATCGTCATGATGTCGACCAGGGCGACGCACGAGCTCCTCGAGATCGGCGTGTCCGCGCCCGAGCCGCACCCCACCAAGGGGCTCGGCGTGGGCGAGGTCGGCTACCTCATCACGGGCGTCAAGGACGTGCGCCAGTCGAAGGTCGGCGACACGGTCACCAACGCGGCCAAGCCGGCCGAGGACGCGCTGGGCGGCTACAGCGACCCCAAGCCCATGGTGTTCTCGGGCCTGTACCCGATCGACGGCTCGGACTACCCGGTCCTGCGCGACGCCCTGGACAAGCTCAAGCTCAACGACGCGGCGCTCAACTACGAGCCCGAGACGTCGGTCGCGCTCGGCTTCGGGTTCCGCGTGGGCTTCCTGGGCCTGCTGCACCTGGAGATCGTGCGCGAGCGTCTGGAGCGCGAGTTCGACCTCGAGCTCATCTCGACCGCGCCGAACGTCGTCTACGAGGTGACCCTCGAGGACCGCTCGGTCGTCACGGTCACCAACCCGAGCGAGTTCCCGGGCGGCAAGATCGGCGAGATCCGCGAGCCCGTCGTCAAGGCCACGATCCTGTGCCCCACCGAGTTCATCGGTGCGGTCATGGAGCTCTGCCAGGGCAAGCGCGGCGTGCTGGGCGGCATGGACCACCTCTCGCAGGACCGCGTCGAGCTGCGGTACACGCTGCCTCTCGCGGAGATCGTGTTCGACTTCTTCGACCAGCTCAAGTCCAAGACGCGCGGCTACGCGTCGCTCGACTACGAGCTCTCGGGCGAGCAGGCGGCGGACCTGGTGAAGGTCGACATCCTGCTCCAGGGCCAGACGGTCGACGCGTTCAGCGCGATCGTGCACAAGGACAAGGCGTACTCGTACGGCGTCATGATGACGGAGAAGCTCAAGGAGCTCATCCCGCGCCAGCAGTTCGAGGTCCCCATCCAGGCCGCCGTGGGAGCGCGCGTGATCGCCCGCGAGACCATCCGCGCGATCCGCAAGGACGTGCTCGCCAAGTGCTACGGCGGCGACATCAGCCGTAAGCGCAAGCTGCTCGAGAAGCAGAAGGAGGGCAAGAAGCGCATGAAGACGATCGGTACGGTCGAGGTCCCCAAGGACGCGTTCATCGCGGCGCTGTCCTCCGACGGCGCGGGCAGCAGCGGGGGCAAGGACGCGAAGGACAAGTCCAAGAAGTGA
- a CDS encoding DUF4870 domain-containing protein encodes MSSQNPSDQVPDYGQYVPPTDQHGTPGAQPGQPGQPGQQGWAGQQASYGPPAGQQGQYPPQGQYPPPGYQGAPASPLSPADTKTWASLSHLLGGILGFLAPLVIWLVFRERSHVVDVEAKKALNFQIPVALVLLAANWVLPGFLSGLVVFGVWVTSLVFSIIAFQAVSNGRPTSYPVDVKIVK; translated from the coding sequence ATGAGCAGCCAGAACCCTTCCGACCAGGTCCCCGACTACGGGCAGTACGTGCCCCCGACGGACCAGCACGGCACGCCAGGAGCCCAGCCTGGGCAACCCGGCCAGCCCGGCCAGCAGGGATGGGCAGGTCAGCAGGCCTCGTACGGCCCTCCCGCGGGCCAGCAGGGCCAGTACCCACCCCAGGGCCAGTACCCGCCGCCGGGCTACCAGGGGGCCCCGGCTTCCCCTCTCTCGCCTGCCGACACCAAGACGTGGGCGAGCCTGTCCCACCTCCTGGGTGGGATCCTCGGGTTCCTCGCACCGCTCGTGATCTGGCTCGTCTTCCGCGAGCGCAGCCACGTCGTGGACGTCGAGGCCAAGAAGGCGCTCAACTTCCAGATCCCCGTGGCCCTCGTCCTGCTCGCCGCGAACTGGGTGCTCCCGGGCTTCCTGTCCGGACTGGTGGTCTTCGGCGTCTGGGTGACGTCGCTCGTGTTCAGCATCATCGCGTTCCAGGCCGTCAGCAACGGCCGTCCGACCAGCTACCCGGTCGACGTGAAGATCGTGAAGTAG
- a CDS encoding type II toxin-antitoxin system PemK/MazF family toxin, with amino-acid sequence MAQNKWISLLTDAARAILGALGGSSRAGGTSGSGPGTSRKPSGPTASGTPRGVAPRPRTGATASGTRAPKPGPQAGGRGSGSPAGPASARGPRPTGSYPGDFTGRVRAEYSPQLDGDPDPGEIVWTWVPYEEDFSQGKDRPVLLVGRDGDWLLATMLSSKDHSRDAADEARWGRHWLDIGSGPWDSRGRDSEVRLDRVIRVDPGAVRREGAVMDRRTFETIVREMGRIQG; translated from the coding sequence GTGGCTCAGAACAAGTGGATCTCCCTGCTCACGGACGCGGCGCGCGCGATCCTCGGCGCGCTCGGCGGCTCGTCCCGCGCGGGCGGCACGTCCGGGAGCGGTCCGGGCACGTCCCGCAAGCCCTCCGGCCCGACGGCGTCGGGCACCCCGCGCGGAGTGGCGCCACGCCCGCGGACGGGAGCGACGGCGTCGGGCACGCGCGCGCCGAAGCCCGGACCCCAGGCGGGGGGCCGCGGGTCTGGCAGCCCCGCGGGCCCCGCGAGCGCGCGCGGACCCCGGCCCACGGGCAGCTACCCCGGCGACTTCACGGGCCGTGTGCGGGCCGAGTACTCTCCCCAGCTCGACGGCGACCCGGACCCCGGCGAGATCGTCTGGACCTGGGTGCCCTACGAGGAGGACTTCTCCCAGGGCAAGGACCGGCCCGTGCTGCTCGTCGGGCGCGACGGCGACTGGCTGCTCGCGACCATGCTGTCGAGCAAGGACCACTCACGCGACGCCGCCGACGAGGCGCGCTGGGGGCGGCACTGGCTCGACATCGGCTCGGGCCCGTGGGACTCCCGCGGCCGCGACAGCGAGGTGCGCCTCGACCGGGTGATCCGCGTCGACCCCGGCGCGGTGCGCCGCGAGGGCGCCGTCATGGACCGGCGCACGTTCGAGACGATCGTCCGTGAGATGGGTCGGATCCAGGGCTGA
- the hemW gene encoding radical SAM family heme chaperone HemW, producing MSPALPDGIPVPDDGALPAWVGAVPGAGADDHAGRDFGVYLHVPFCTVRCGYCDFNTYTASELGGGASQASYADTALREIDLAARVMDRAGLASRPVSTVFVGGGTPTLLPAGDLGRMLAGVREAWGLAPGAEVTTEANPDSVTPESLAELAEAGFTRVSFGMQSAVPRVLATLERTHDPRRIPDVVRWARDAGLAVSLDLIYGTPGESIDDWRTSLEAALATGVDHVSAYALVVEQGTKMAAQVRRGDISLPSEDDQAEKYELADELLTAAGLEWYEVSNWARRAEGDGAPGDVGADPAFVCRHNLAYWRGEDWWGIGPGAHSYIGGASNRTGGSAAPEGLSEDLQDASDDSADDSAQPASGGREGVRWWNVKHPRRYAALLEAGSSPAAGRELLTVAEAHLERVMLGVRLREGLDLSVLTEVGRRNVAGMVAAGLLDGKAAIRGRGVLTLRGRLLADTVVRELTDG from the coding sequence ATGAGTCCGGCTCTCCCGGACGGCATCCCCGTGCCCGACGACGGCGCTCTCCCCGCGTGGGTGGGTGCGGTTCCTGGTGCGGGGGCGGACGACCACGCGGGTCGTGACTTCGGCGTGTACCTGCACGTGCCGTTCTGCACCGTGCGCTGCGGTTACTGCGACTTCAACACCTACACGGCCTCCGAGCTGGGCGGCGGTGCGAGCCAGGCCTCCTACGCGGACACGGCGCTGCGCGAGATCGACCTGGCGGCCCGGGTCATGGACCGCGCCGGGCTGGCGTCGCGCCCGGTCTCGACCGTGTTCGTGGGCGGCGGCACCCCGACGCTGCTGCCGGCCGGCGACCTGGGGCGCATGCTCGCGGGCGTGCGCGAGGCGTGGGGCCTGGCGCCGGGCGCCGAGGTCACGACCGAGGCGAACCCCGACTCGGTGACCCCCGAGTCGCTCGCCGAGCTCGCGGAGGCGGGTTTCACGAGGGTGTCGTTCGGGATGCAGTCGGCCGTGCCCCGCGTGCTCGCGACGCTCGAACGGACCCACGACCCGCGGCGCATCCCTGACGTGGTGCGCTGGGCGCGCGACGCGGGCCTCGCGGTGTCCCTCGACCTGATCTACGGGACCCCCGGCGAGAGCATCGACGACTGGCGCACGAGCCTCGAGGCAGCGCTCGCGACCGGTGTCGATCACGTGTCGGCGTACGCGCTCGTGGTCGAGCAGGGGACGAAGATGGCCGCGCAGGTGCGACGTGGGGACATCTCGTTGCCGAGCGAGGACGACCAGGCCGAGAAGTACGAGCTCGCGGACGAGCTGCTCACCGCGGCCGGGCTCGAGTGGTACGAGGTCAGCAACTGGGCGAGGCGGGCTGAGGGCGACGGTGCCCCCGGGGACGTCGGGGCGGACCCCGCGTTCGTGTGCCGCCACAACCTGGCGTACTGGCGCGGTGAGGACTGGTGGGGGATCGGCCCCGGGGCGCACTCGTACATCGGCGGAGCATCGAACCGTACAGGTGGCTCGGCGGCCCCCGAGGGGCTCTCCGAGGATCTCCAGGACGCGTCCGACGACTCGGCCGACGACTCGGCCCAGCCTGCGTCGGGCGGCCGCGAGGGCGTGCGATGGTGGAACGTGAAGCACCCGCGGCGCTATGCGGCGTTGCTCGAGGCGGGCAGCAGCCCGGCGGCCGGCCGGGAGCTCCTGACGGTGGCCGAGGCCCATCTCGAGCGCGTCATGCTCGGCGTGCGCCTGCGAGAAGGACTGGACCTGAGCGTCCTTACCGAGGTGGGTCGGCGCAACGTGGCCGGCATGGTCGCGGCAGGCCTCCTCGACGGCAAGGCGGCGATCCGTGGCCGCGGGGTCCTGACCCTGCGAGGGCGGCTGCTGGCGGACACGGTGGTACGGGAGCTGACTGACGGGTGA
- a CDS encoding acyltransferase family protein yields the protein MTTVGQSARAQAGAARTSTDRVDVWQRLRPADLDLDSPDRSLVGPPPQNPPAPDGHRPSRPVRPTVRYRRIAGLDGLRALAVLSVMVFHFAPQVLPGGYVGVDIFFVLSGFLITTLLVREFRARRAVSLSRFWVRRARRLLPALGLVVLVCTAAAGLVGGDLLVGIGAQVAGAATFTSNWVYIAQGSTYSGGLAPQIFANLWSLAVEEQFYLVWPLVVLAVLALRITRRRALVLAGVLAGGSAVAMAFLYSPGTDPTRVYFGTDTHLFGLMIGAFLAFWHLRTGRPTLVRESPRTTTRKGTLFVAATGIAGAVVLVAAMFWMPWDDGFTYRGGLFAVSLATAGVVNLVLHAPGLGKHLDRGPVGWVGARSYGLYLWHWPVFVLAAALAGGGGLYASPGPWVALAATVVTFGAAALSYRYVERPVMGRGLGGYVRTVVAWLRRGASGRNPLPVRGWLTVGGVVVVVGLAVTGFVRAPATSSLEAQIRAGQEVAAQTQQPGGAAAAEPAPEVAPVPAEPAAPQAPAPAVAPTPPPGDQVTIIGDSVTLASAPALTTSLPGVLIDGAVARQMKDAVGLVDAVRAAGNLRPYVVLSLGTNSTVDAAMMDRVLAAIGPDHTVVLVTGYADRSWVPVTNAELVGASQRWGNVVVADWSGAVGAQPALLGPDGVHPTGEGASLYAGVVAGGLTQAAALRGS from the coding sequence GTGACGACGGTAGGACAGTCGGCTCGGGCGCAGGCCGGAGCGGCCAGGACCTCGACCGACCGCGTCGACGTGTGGCAGCGACTGCGACCTGCCGACCTCGACCTCGACTCGCCGGACAGGTCCCTCGTCGGGCCCCCGCCGCAGAACCCACCGGCCCCCGACGGCCACCGCCCGTCGCGACCGGTGCGACCGACGGTCCGGTACCGGCGGATCGCCGGGCTCGACGGGCTGCGCGCGCTGGCCGTGCTCTCGGTCATGGTCTTCCACTTCGCCCCCCAGGTCCTGCCCGGCGGGTACGTGGGCGTCGACATCTTCTTCGTGCTCTCCGGGTTCCTCATCACGACGCTCCTGGTCCGGGAGTTCCGTGCCCGGCGGGCCGTGTCCTTGTCCCGGTTCTGGGTCCGGCGAGCCCGCAGGCTCCTGCCGGCGCTGGGCCTGGTCGTCCTGGTGTGCACGGCTGCCGCGGGGCTCGTCGGGGGTGATCTCCTGGTGGGGATCGGGGCGCAGGTGGCGGGAGCGGCCACGTTCACGAGCAACTGGGTCTACATCGCCCAGGGCAGCACGTACTCCGGGGGGCTGGCACCGCAGATCTTCGCGAACCTGTGGTCGCTCGCGGTCGAGGAGCAGTTCTACCTGGTGTGGCCGCTCGTGGTCCTCGCCGTGCTCGCGCTGCGGATCACGCGGCGCAGGGCACTGGTCCTGGCGGGCGTGCTGGCCGGGGGATCGGCCGTCGCGATGGCGTTCCTCTACTCACCCGGCACGGACCCGACACGGGTCTACTTCGGTACCGACACCCACCTGTTCGGGCTGATGATCGGTGCGTTCCTGGCCTTCTGGCACCTGCGCACCGGACGCCCCACCCTCGTCCGGGAGTCGCCGCGGACCACGACGCGCAAGGGAACCCTGTTCGTCGCCGCCACGGGGATCGCGGGCGCGGTCGTCCTGGTCGCGGCAATGTTCTGGATGCCGTGGGACGACGGCTTCACCTACCGGGGCGGCCTCTTCGCCGTGTCGCTCGCGACGGCGGGGGTCGTCAACCTCGTGCTGCACGCACCGGGCCTCGGCAAGCATCTGGACCGGGGGCCGGTGGGCTGGGTGGGCGCGCGCTCGTACGGCCTGTACCTGTGGCACTGGCCGGTCTTCGTCCTGGCCGCCGCGCTCGCCGGGGGCGGTGGGCTGTACGCGAGCCCCGGCCCGTGGGTCGCGCTCGCCGCGACCGTCGTGACGTTCGGTGCTGCGGCGCTGTCCTACCGGTACGTCGAGCGCCCCGTCATGGGGCGTGGTCTGGGCGGCTACGTGCGAACCGTGGTGGCGTGGCTCCGACGGGGCGCATCGGGTCGCAACCCGTTGCCCGTCCGCGGGTGGCTCACGGTCGGTGGCGTCGTGGTCGTCGTCGGGCTCGCGGTCACGGGCTTCGTGCGTGCCCCCGCGACGTCGTCTCTCGAGGCGCAGATCCGCGCGGGACAGGAGGTCGCCGCGCAGACCCAGCAGCCCGGTGGCGCCGCCGCGGCGGAACCGGCCCCGGAGGTGGCCCCGGTGCCCGCAGAGCCTGCCGCGCCGCAAGCGCCGGCCCCGGCCGTCGCCCCGACGCCCCCGCCCGGCGACCAGGTCACGATCATCGGCGACTCGGTCACGCTCGCGAGCGCACCGGCCCTGACCACCTCGCTCCCCGGCGTGCTGATCGACGGCGCCGTGGCCCGCCAGATGAAGGACGCCGTCGGTCTCGTCGACGCCGTCCGCGCGGCGGGAAACCTCCGGCCGTACGTCGTCCTCTCGCTCGGGACCAACAGCACGGTGGACGCCGCGATGATGGACAGGGTCCTCGCCGCGATCGGCCCCGACCACACGGTCGTGCTCGTCACGGGGTACGCCGACAGGTCCTGGGTGCCCGTCACGAACGCCGAGCTCGTCGGCGCGTCCCAGCGCTGGGGGAACGTCGTGGTCGCGGACTGGAGCGGCGCGGTCGGGGCTCAGCCTGCGCTCCTCGGGCCCGACGGCGTGCACCCCACGGGCGAGGGCGCCTCGCTCTACGCGGGGGTCGTCGCGGGCGGTCTCACGCAGGCGGCCGCGCTCCGCGGTTCCTGA